A window of Hemibagrus wyckioides isolate EC202008001 linkage group LG03, SWU_Hwy_1.0, whole genome shotgun sequence contains these coding sequences:
- the lclat1 gene encoding lysocardiolipin acyltransferase 1 isoform X2 has protein sequence MNHRTRLDWMFLWCCLLRHSYLRLEKICLKAALKAMPGFGWAMQVASFIFIHRKWEEDQNHLANMLEYFCDIRQPLQLLLFPEGTDLTENTRARSDEYAEKNGLPKYEYVLHPRTTGFTFIVEQLRKGDNLDALHDITVAYPHNAPQTERHLLAGTFPRQIHFHVRRYPVSSLPKDTTALQTWCQERWAEKEERLRSFYSSERFDKADAQVPPCKSELRVALIKAMSLCYWHAFITFCFFGLWLWTPLRVYFLVVLIFFLVQQKVMGGVELIELACHQRMKRTTDGPGRKKD, from the exons ATGAACCATCGCACACGTCTGGACTGGATGTTCCTCTGGTGCTGCCTGCTGAGGCACAGCTACCTCCGTCTGGAGAAGATCTGCCTCAAAGCAGCTCTCAAAGCCATGCCTGGTTTCG gctgggCGATGCAGGTGgcttcattcatcttcatccaTCGCAAGTGGGAGGAGGATCAGAATCACCTGGCTAATATGTTGGAGTACTTTTGTGATATCAGGCAACCACTGCAGCTGCTGCTTTTTCCTGAGGGCACTGACCTCactg AGAACACTCGCGCCAGAAGCGATGAGTATGCGGAGAAGAACGGCCTGCCAAAGTACGAGTACGTCCTGCACCCACGCACCACCGGCTTCACCTTCATCGTGGAACAACTCCGCAAAG GGGACAATCTGGACGCACTGCATGACATCACTGTAGCATACCCTCACAACGCTCCTCAGACAGAGCGCCATCTGCTGGCCGGCACCTTCCCACGCCAGATCCACTTCCACGTGCGACGTTACCCGGTGTCCTCTCTGCCCAAGGACACCACCGCCCTCCAGACCTGGTGCCAGGAGCGTTGGGCAGAGAAAGAGGAGCGTCTGCGTTCGTTTTACAGCTCCGAGCGCTTCGACAAAGCCGACGCCCAGGTCCCGCCCTGCAAGAGTGAGCTGAGAGTAGCGCTGATCAAAGCCATGTCGCTGTGCTACTGGCATGCCTTCATCACCTTTTGCTTTTTTGGACTCTGGCTTTGGACGCCATTGCGAGTCTATTTCCTGGTGGTGCTGATCTTCTTTCTGGTTCAGCAGAAAGTCATGGGCGGGGTCGAGCTGATCGAGCTGGCGTGTCATCAGCGTATGAAAAGAACCACTGATGGgccaggaagaaagaaagactga
- the lclat1 gene encoding lysocardiolipin acyltransferase 1 isoform X1: MVTVSVRGVYFILMLFLSSFFGSVFMLGPALPIMLLSPAWYRWLTDRIVATWLTLPVALLELVFGVKVIITGDGFVPGERSVIIMNHRTRLDWMFLWCCLLRHSYLRLEKICLKAALKAMPGFGWAMQVASFIFIHRKWEEDQNHLANMLEYFCDIRQPLQLLLFPEGTDLTENTRARSDEYAEKNGLPKYEYVLHPRTTGFTFIVEQLRKGDNLDALHDITVAYPHNAPQTERHLLAGTFPRQIHFHVRRYPVSSLPKDTTALQTWCQERWAEKEERLRSFYSSERFDKADAQVPPCKSELRVALIKAMSLCYWHAFITFCFFGLWLWTPLRVYFLVVLIFFLVQQKVMGGVELIELACHQRMKRTTDGPGRKKD, from the exons ATGGTGACGGTGTCTGTCAGGGGCGTGTATTTCATCCTCATGCTCTTCCTGAGCAGTTTTTTTGGCAGCGTGTTCATGTTGGGTCCGGCGCTGCCCATCATGCTGCTGTCTCCGGCCTGGTACCGCTGGCTTACGGACCGTATCGTGGCCACCTGGCTCACCCTACctgtg GCCCTGTTGGAGTTGGTGTTTGGGGTGAAGGTGATCATCACAGGTGACGGGTTTGTTCCCGGCGAACGCAGCGTGATCATCATGAACCATCGCACACGTCTGGACTGGATGTTCCTCTGGTGCTGCCTGCTGAGGCACAGCTACCTCCGTCTGGAGAAGATCTGCCTCAAAGCAGCTCTCAAAGCCATGCCTGGTTTCG gctgggCGATGCAGGTGgcttcattcatcttcatccaTCGCAAGTGGGAGGAGGATCAGAATCACCTGGCTAATATGTTGGAGTACTTTTGTGATATCAGGCAACCACTGCAGCTGCTGCTTTTTCCTGAGGGCACTGACCTCactg AGAACACTCGCGCCAGAAGCGATGAGTATGCGGAGAAGAACGGCCTGCCAAAGTACGAGTACGTCCTGCACCCACGCACCACCGGCTTCACCTTCATCGTGGAACAACTCCGCAAAG GGGACAATCTGGACGCACTGCATGACATCACTGTAGCATACCCTCACAACGCTCCTCAGACAGAGCGCCATCTGCTGGCCGGCACCTTCCCACGCCAGATCCACTTCCACGTGCGACGTTACCCGGTGTCCTCTCTGCCCAAGGACACCACCGCCCTCCAGACCTGGTGCCAGGAGCGTTGGGCAGAGAAAGAGGAGCGTCTGCGTTCGTTTTACAGCTCCGAGCGCTTCGACAAAGCCGACGCCCAGGTCCCGCCCTGCAAGAGTGAGCTGAGAGTAGCGCTGATCAAAGCCATGTCGCTGTGCTACTGGCATGCCTTCATCACCTTTTGCTTTTTTGGACTCTGGCTTTGGACGCCATTGCGAGTCTATTTCCTGGTGGTGCTGATCTTCTTTCTGGTTCAGCAGAAAGTCATGGGCGGGGTCGAGCTGATCGAGCTGGCGTGTCATCAGCGTATGAAAAGAACCACTGATGGgccaggaagaaagaaagactga